A DNA window from Chryseobacterium sp. MEBOG06 contains the following coding sequences:
- a CDS encoding aldehyde dehydrogenase family protein: protein MENTSFIEKANTVDTAFLSLNPSTLEVIGEVANTSVEEIEAKIGKAKKAQKLWSARPDEERKEILLKVAEALQNNSKHLAEWITREQGKPLSGPGANFEMQACVGWTQVPASLDLPEEIVFEDETRKDILYRNPIGVVAAIAPWNWPLMIAIWQIIPSLRMGNAVIIKPSEYTTFCSLEMIRVINTVLPEDLLQVVTGRGEVGGYLTSHPEIGKIMFTGSIATGKKVIEASAKNMARLTLECGGNDAGIIVPGLDVAKHIENLFWGAFLNMGQTCACLKRLYVHQDDYEKVVNALAEYSSHIPMGNGAEETSVLGPIQNKMQYDKIHDLILDSENIGADFLFKGQKPDLEGYFIPVTLVGNVDNGDRIVDEEQFGPVLPIIKYKTLEEAISKANDSENGLGASVWSDDLDQAQKVAAQLEAGTVWINQHGAINPFVPFGGAKKSGYGVEFGIEGLKAVTVPKVISIKK, encoded by the coding sequence ATGGAAAATACATCATTCATAGAAAAAGCCAATACCGTAGATACTGCTTTTTTATCCTTAAACCCCTCTACTTTAGAGGTTATTGGTGAAGTTGCCAATACTTCCGTGGAAGAGATAGAAGCCAAAATCGGAAAAGCAAAAAAAGCCCAAAAGCTATGGTCAGCAAGGCCAGATGAGGAAAGAAAGGAAATCTTACTGAAAGTGGCGGAAGCCTTACAAAACAATTCAAAACATCTTGCAGAATGGATCACACGAGAACAGGGGAAACCTCTCAGCGGTCCGGGAGCCAATTTTGAAATGCAGGCTTGTGTAGGCTGGACGCAGGTTCCGGCCTCTCTGGATTTACCGGAAGAAATTGTTTTTGAAGACGAAACCAGAAAAGACATTCTATACAGAAACCCAATTGGCGTTGTAGCAGCCATTGCTCCATGGAACTGGCCCTTGATGATTGCGATCTGGCAGATCATTCCGTCTCTGAGAATGGGGAATGCCGTGATTATAAAACCCTCAGAATATACAACGTTCTGCAGTCTGGAAATGATCAGAGTGATCAATACTGTACTTCCGGAAGATTTATTACAGGTCGTTACCGGCAGAGGTGAAGTGGGAGGTTACCTTACCTCACATCCGGAAATCGGAAAAATAATGTTTACAGGCTCTATTGCCACAGGGAAAAAAGTAATTGAAGCTTCTGCTAAAAATATGGCACGCTTAACACTGGAGTGCGGCGGGAATGATGCAGGAATTATTGTACCGGGACTTGATGTGGCAAAGCATATAGAAAATCTTTTCTGGGGTGCCTTTCTAAATATGGGCCAGACTTGTGCCTGCCTGAAAAGACTCTATGTACATCAAGATGACTATGAAAAAGTCGTGAATGCACTGGCGGAATATTCTTCTCATATTCCAATGGGGAACGGAGCAGAGGAAACTTCTGTTTTGGGGCCTATACAGAATAAAATGCAGTACGATAAAATCCATGATCTTATCCTTGATTCCGAAAACATAGGGGCAGATTTCCTATTTAAGGGACAGAAGCCGGATCTGGAGGGGTATTTCATTCCGGTAACCCTTGTTGGAAATGTTGATAATGGTGATAGAATCGTAGATGAAGAGCAATTCGGGCCGGTTCTGCCAATTATTAAATACAAAACGCTAGAAGAAGCGATCAGTAAAGCTAATGATTCGGAAAATGGATTGGGGGCCTCAGTATGGAGCGATGATCTTGACCAGGCACAGAAAGTGGCTGCTCAACTGGAAGCAGGAACGGTGTGGATCAATCAGCACGGTGCTATTAACCCTTTTGTTCCATTTGGGGGTGCAAAAAAATCCGGTTATGGCGTAGAATTCGGAATCGAAGGCTTAAAAGCGGTAACGGTTCCTAAAGTAATCAGTATCAAAAAGTAA